The Phragmites australis chromosome 1, lpPhrAust1.1, whole genome shotgun sequence genomic interval CCGCCTTCCATTTTCACGAGTACTAGAGAAAAATTCCGATATTCGGGATCGCACAACTCATATCAAACTAAAAAAGGACTTAGTTGAGCATATTTGGGCATAGGTGAAGTAATAGACCTCGTTCGACTTATGCTATTTCATTCTATATGTAATTTGGTCACCCTCTATCTTGTATATAATCTACTTAATTCCATATAAATTTAACTTTAATGTAATCTATTATTTCGTATGAATATTAAATTTAACTACTATAGTTTGACCATACGTCTTCTAGTACAACCCAGTAGTACTCGGTACAAAGTAATACAAGTGACCACACAATTCATATGAAACCATTGATCCATAATACATGCAGTAATTAATTACTATAAAGTGTCTAAGAAATAGCAATAAGATATTATGTATTGAGAGGAACTGTATCAATAGACTCATTTATTGCTTTGTTTATGACGTGACAATCTAGAAAGTAGTATCGTGATACTCCCCATTAGGATTAGCCTAAGTGCAGGCCGACGTTGCTCTGCTCGATTACCCTCCTCACATCATCTAATCGAacacttgtattttttttttttttctgatgggTTTGACTCAATGCCTCTTCGCTCTTCCAATTCGCTCAGACATCTTTGCATATCCCTGATATTAGGTACATCCTCCATCATAGGAAATTCAACTATTAATATTAATTGCTTTTGTTCCCAATTTAGCAAAGGGCATATTCGATCAGAGAGCCTATTGACGAAGTCAGCAGACATTAAGAAATGATGTACATGGGTTCGTTACACTTTGCCGCCCGAATCTATGTGTTGcttaatgtacaaatattctttttttttctttctttttggccaCACAACACAGCCACACCCACCTGATCAGTCCCAGCACAAGGAACGGTACAATGTGGTACAGGTGATCAGCACAATAGGTTTTGGTATAGCCTGAGAGTTGATCACAACTAGAGGGAGCTCCACATAGCTGCATCATAGTAATTAAGATCTAGAACTTGTCTATACCAACACCATCCCTGGCAACCTCGTAAGCGTCCCGATTCCGGGTCTTGTTCATGCCAGCGGCAAAATGCACCTTGGTGGCCTCAGTCCTGACGGCCGTCACCTTGGTCCAGATCAGGATCTTGGTCTTCAAGCCATCAATGTCCGAGAGCTTTCCCTTCTCGAGGTAGCCGGTTACACAGGTGGAGAACCGCAGGACCGACGAGTCCTTGTAGCCAATCTCGCAGGCTGATGCGATGTACACGGTTAGCTTCTTCGTCTCTTCGTTGAACTCGTAGTTGGTCGCGTCCTGGGGGAAGAGGCCTATTGGGAGGCCATATTCTTTGAGGAATTCAGGCAGTGGTTTCTGCATCTTCCCTGAAACCAAGCAGTGCTTTACTCAGATGAGTAGACAAAGGATTAAGGAAGACCTTAAGAAAAATGTAAAGATGGCGTGCAATGGACGCAGGACAAAGGGGGAAGGAACAAGATATTGTGATAATAaaataaattgtttttttttgaaaggacaATAAGAATATTGCCGATTTTcttaaagaagaagagaattgacCTAGTTTATAAAGGAAATTGGGTTTGAAAATTTCACAACCGCACAGTTTAACGGAACCAATAGACAATCCTAATACGACAATACGAACTTGAAACAGAACGATGCCTACACTAAAAGCGCAAACCCGACAATAGACAACTTTAACCCAACTCAACTCAAGTCGTGTGCTAACCAACCCAACGACTATCTCTCCCACAACTTATTCGGCTGAGCCCTGCACCCACGCCACCGCCACTCGGCCGACGAAGCCCTACTTCCACGCTGCACATTTCTGACACCTACACGGTTTAACGGAACTAATAGACAACTCCGAAACGACAATACGACCTCGAAACAGAACAATGCCTACACCAAAAGCACAAGCCCAACAACAAATAACtccaacccaacccaactcaACTCGCGCGCTAACCAATCCAATTATTGTCTCTCCTACAACTTGGTTGGTGGAGCCCTGCTCCCCGCCGCCACTCGGGCGGTGAAGCCCTGCTCTCACATTGCATCTCTCTGACACCACAAATCGGCAGTGCGTCGCGGGAGATACTGTATTGCCATGACAAAATGATAGTTACTGCTTGCTCTTAATTTTTTCAGAACACACAGGGAAATTACACATCCCTTATATTAAGCAGGAAAAAGCTGAGTACAAAACAAAGACAAACAAAAACCTGAAGGTACCTATATTGTCGGACACCACAACAAAGGCAACCACCTAGAGAACTCTAAAACCTATTATTAACAAACTAGTGTGCGACCTGAACTTGCTTGCTCTTAATCCAAATAAAGTCTCATTCTTGCTCTTAATCCAAATAAACTCTCATTCTTGCTCTTAATCCAAATAAAGTCCTCATTGTCGTATAATCCGCTGaaataaacatacatatattgTTCATTCCCCCGCTTGATGTTGTTACGACCGTGCGACAGTGAGCGAATACGATAATTGTGGGTAGTCAACGGCCGCTCCTTGGCTGGCTTTCTACTCGTGTTTGTGTTGTTGACGCCGGCAGAGCCGTGTACACTAGCAGGAAGATGAGAACAGAGAATAGAGATGAGAACTAGAATGATCTGTATATTGATTGCCTTCAACATGAAGATACAATTGACTTATATAGCCAGCCTAATATAATCCGACTCCAATACTAACTAACTCGTAATCTAAACAAACTCCTAATATACCAAAAGAAGATAACCAAATTAGAAACCAACTCTAAAACTTGAAAACTAATCTATGCCTGATACTCTGCTAGTACGCTGTTGATACTAGTGTCCGACCATGACAAATGTTGTGAGGAGAAATGAGAAGATAGGAATGTGGCGGAAGTTATTCTCGAGATAATTACATGCGACGACTTCTGCTTTTACTAAATCGATTTCTCAATTTTTGTTTACCCATATATTCACCAAACATTAGTAGCTCAAATTTCTGAGAATATCGGCTAGTTTCTGTAGGCTAAAAATGACTTCATCCTTTGCACTTTAAATTACCAAAGGAAATTTTCAAGCAGAATATAATTATTTGTTGTCTCCCTCTCATCACATCCAACCATAGGTTTAAAacgtgcatgtatttttttttcatcaaaaaCATGCATGTGTTTTTGGAGAACAGAGAAAGCAAATCGTGTCTGTTGTAATTTGTTACCAAAATCTGCAAAGCTAACCATGACTATTTTACCTTTGATTTTGTTGACCATCCATTTGGCTCCATCTCCAATGCTGCTAGAGATTGACTGAATTAAAATCGCAAAAATGTTAACGGagtcagaaaaaaaaaggacatTTGTATTTGTTGCAACATTGTTTGCAACAATAACGAAGCAATCTAAATACACTAGTCCTTTTGTTTGGATTACAAATAAGATGCATAGACACGCACTCCACTACACACTACTTAAACATACACGATTCTCTGAATTCACAGTTACAACGGTATGCACATCACGTCACGTCACTTAATTTataaagcaaattttataggatcctGTCCAGAAAGATCCTTCTGAGATCTTATCTATACTATCTATTCTATAATCTAATAGTTAgactgaaaataaaaataagtgaatgaatacatatcattacaAGAGATCATTACAAGAGAGAGAGTCTTTTAGAAGACCGCaacctataaaatttacttccccCGCTCTGCCCCGCGTGCTCTGTAAATAACAAGCGTGTGCAGCATCGCGCGCCTACACGCTACGCAGTTGGGTATTCATAAGTCGGAAAGCATGGTGCTAATTAGGTCGTCCAGGTAATTATCTCGGGATCATCATCTCCGTCCCCCAGGTAGAGACCCTCGGCAGATGCAACAATAAGGAAAATGAGAGCTCAATCGATCCAGACTGATTCGGGCACAGCAGGCATTAACCGAGTAATAATAATTCTTTTCTGGAAAGATCTCTGATAGTAATCCTTGAAAGATCAGAAGTACCGGTGGTTTGATGATAGCAACttccaaaagaaaaactagaacTTGACCATGCATGATGGACGCAGGTCagaatgaggaagaagaaagcgaGCAAGAAAGATCGATCGATTGATTGTGTGACAACTGACAACTCGAACCGCACCGGACATGAAAGCGAGATTTAACTCCTGGATGAATCTATCTATATAATAGAATCAATCAACGAAAGAAGGGAGGATTTTGGAGGCGGCCTGGGCTTTCCTTACATTGATGTCGTCGCCGACGCTGTTCATCTCCTTGCCGGCCTTGTGGCTGAACCAGTACCCGCCCATCTTCCCCATGATCTGATCCATCCCTTCTCAGGATCAAACCTTGGTTCGAAATCTTTTGCTCGGAATCTGGTCGCGCGACCCAAATGTGGAGGGAGGGAATGCCGGCCGCGCCGTCAACCTTCTCGTTCTTATCGTGGGTGGTGGCAATTTTTAGGGACCTCACGTCGGGTGGCATGGATATACATACAGGAGaaagaaattttataaaatttgatcttttaaaaaacttatttttttactGACATGTATTCTTAAAGATATCTAAATGAATTGTACCTATTTAGATCGAACTGAGACACAATATTATATGCATGATTCAGGTATGGTACGACGCGAGGCCACCGGCCGTGTCTGAGCCGAGCGTGCGGCACAGCATGCTGGCACGGTACGGCCCGACTGAGtcgggtcggcacggcacggcccggctgagTCAAGTTGGCACGGGCACGACCCAACTAGACACGATCCGACCGGTACGTATAGGCTcggttattttttattttatattttttaattctgtagctatttttttttatctattttctatattcttatcatatttttatctattttctatatattttttaattttataactatttttattttatcaggTCGGCTATACTGACGGGTCGCTTGTGTGCCATTGGGTCGCTCGTGGCTGTCGTATCAGTCGTGCCACCAAATCGCAATCATGCCCGAATCAATCTGACACGATACGATAACTGAAGGGTCATAACATAGATCAAGAGAAGACACGCGAGCCAGCACGACACAATTCATTACAATAACCGAACCGTTCAGAACATACCGTAGTCTAACTGTATCGGACCAGCCCAAATAACCCATTTTGCCATCTCTGGTATCCTGTATTCTCTCCTATAAACGACGTAAATCAAAGATCTCGTTTCACACAAGCTTTGTAAAATTTCCTTCGGAGACAGGTGGGGCCACGGGCGACCTCGGTGCGTGGGCCCGTGGGCCCGTGTTCCGTTCCGCCTACGCGGGCCGGGCTAGTACACCGCGCCGGCCAATCAGATCGCGCGGGGCACGTCACGCGCCCGAGGTCGGATCTTCTACCCAGCCCCACGCGACCCGCAACCGGGCGTATATCAGCGCGCGACGGGCCAGACGCGGAGGCGCACGCCGCGCTCGGATCTCGGCCATCAGCAGTTCAGCAACCAGCATCCGCCGGAGAAGAACGAACCGCGGATTCGTCACCGCCAGGTGCGCGCGCAGCTCTCcgccaccccaccccacccccccTCTCTGATCGATCGGCCGCTTCTCCCTCTCGGATCGATTGAGTGCGCCTCGCCGGCTGTTTCATCCGCGTTCCTGCTGGATCCATGTAGCAGCGTGCGTGTCCGTATAACAGCGGGGGTTCTTCGAATTCTTGGGTGTTTTGCTTAGATCCCTTTGCATGTTCTTCTTGTGCCGATTGGCTGGGTGCTTAGATCTGCGCGTTTGCCTGTTCGAATTCGTGTGTGGACGGGAGCTCGTTCGTTTCCGGTCGTATTGTCCAGATCTGGTTTCATCTCGGTGCGATCTTGGTTTGTTCGGTTCTGCGGAAATTTGATTCTAGTTTTACTAGCAGAATTCCCCCGAAATATTAGTACTGTTATAATGTATATTATGAGAAGGGAAAAAACTATTGATTGATTACGGACGCCCATGCTCTGTTCCGTCATGTTCTGATAGAACGTAGATCGGATGAATTCTGCTTGGTTCATTAGATGACCTTTAGTTGCACAGTGAATTGAAAACTGATATGTCGCATTGCCATGCTTGACCTGGTTTATATTATCGGTCTTGGTTTGCATGTTTAAATCATACCTGTCTAGTTCCAGTGTGAATATACCTTGTTGGTTTTGGAATGCTCCTTGCAATGAACATATTTGCCTGCAGTTCTGTTGCAGCTCTACGATTTTCAGCCTGTCTGTATATAGGCAACAATTGTCATGCAATGAGTCAGCATATTGCATGATCTGATGCTAAGTCATGCCATTGCTTATCTAATGCGAAGCTAGTGGGCGCATACCATTCTAATATATTGTGATGTAGTAAGGTGTGTTCGGTCAAAGCAGTAGCGCAATGATAATTTGGGGTGAATTTCAATTTAGCTCTCTGCACTGTAATTTCGTCTTTAACAGGTATGGTTAAAGTTTACAACAGTAAAGAAAAATCAGAATACATAGTTTTTGCATGAATTTCACATGGTGTAGCTGTAGTTAGCTAGATTTCCAGGATTAGAGTGTGTGATGTCTTGCCAATCGAATCCAATCTATGCTTCCTCATGTTTCTATATATGCTTCTGGGCTACTTGCTTTTTGATCATCaaaccctatatatatatgtcatgGTCTCTCACGGTTCTAGTGCTTCAAGTCTTGCGTTCGAACCTTGTTTTGCCATGCAGAGAGAGCCAAGACAAGATGGTGGCCAATGGTGATGCACCAGCCAGGGGgactgcagcagcagctgcaagcTTGCGCAGGCGTAGAACGACGACGAGCGGTGCCTCCGCTGGAGGTGGTGCCAGTTCAATGCTCCAGTTCTACACCGATGAGGCTGCAGGGCGCAAGATGTCGCCGAATACAGTTCTGATCATGAGCATAGGGTTCATTGCCATCGTCGCTATGCTGCATGTTTTCGGGAAGCTGTACCGCACCTCCAACTAGGTTGAGATTACCGTATCCAAGAAAGCAGAGTCTATGAACAGAAGGAGCCTTGTAGAATGATTTAAGTGGACAATGACTATCAGATTCTGAACAGGTTTTGC includes:
- the LOC133888530 gene encoding uncharacterized protein At5g01610-like, whose amino-acid sequence is MDQIMGKMGGYWFSHKAGKEMNSVGDDINSISSSIGDGAKWMVNKIKGKMQKPLPEFLKEYGLPIGLFPQDATNYEFNEETKKLTVYIASACEIGYKDSSVLRFSTCVTGYLEKGKLSDIDGLKTKILIWTKVTAVRTEATKVHFAAGMNKTRNRDAYEVARDGVGIDKF
- the LOC133914357 gene encoding protein transport protein Sec61 subunit beta-like; its protein translation is MVANGDAPARGTAAAAASLRRRRTTTSGASAGGGASSMLQFYTDEAAGRKMSPNTVLIMSIGFIAIVAMLHVFGKLYRTSN